The genomic DNA TTTCGTTTAAACCTATTTCACAGGTCGAAATTTTTCGACCTGTGCGGTTAGATGTAAAATGGATAATGTAAAATGAAAATGTATAACTGAAAGGTAATGAGTCTTGCGAAGTACTAAAATTTCCCATTTTTCATTTCCTATTTTACATTTTACATTTATTTTTCCTTTGCGTCTCTGCGATGAATTAGTCTAATCGCACAGGTCGAAATTTTTTGACCTATCTGTAACTATTGATATTTATTGATGTTGTAGAACTTTCGATTTATCAGTTACTACAAATTACACTTAACCTATTTTTTTAAGTTCATATCTCTTTATCTTCCCTGATTTTGTTTTTGGTAGGGAAGGGATAAACTCTATATAACTGGGAACTTTATAATATGGGAGATTTTCTTTGCAAAAGCGTAATATCTCCTTTTTCGTCGTCTGAGCATCATCAGTCAAGACGATAAATGCTTTAATCACTTCACTTAAAATTGGGTCAGGCACACCTATGACGCCACATTCCATAACATCCTTATGTTTAACCAGAATATCCTCAATCTCCTGGGGGCTAACGCGAAAAGCCCCGGTCTTTATCATATCCGATTTTCGACCAACCATATAAATATAACCCTCTTCATCAACAGTGGCTAAATCACCTGTATGTAACCCATCTTCCTTCAAAACCTTTTTAGTCTCTTGAGATTGTCTCCAGTATCCCTTCATTATATTTTTACCTCTGGCAATAATCTCACCTACTTCTCCTAACTGGACTTCCTGACCCTGTTTATTTTTAACCTTTAACTCTACCCGAGGGATACCTTTCCCAAGAGAACCAAGTTTTGAAATTAATTTATCTGGCTCAAGATAAGATAATCTTGCACAAGCCTCTGTTTGACCATACATAATATAAATTTCTACCTTAGGTAAAATCTCTTTTAATCGTAAGATATTCTCTTTTGGCAACGCACCTCCGGCACAGGTAATATATCTCAAGTCTGGAAACTGTAAGTTGCGGATATTCGACTTATGAAGAAGTAAGGCATAAGATGATGGGACGCCTGAAAATCCAGTTACTTTCTCTTTAATCATTAATTCCAGCACTTTGTTTAAAAAGACAAATTGTGTGGATATAACAAGTTTCCCCCCAACCTTTATATGGGTCAAAAGTAATGAATTCCCATAAGAGTAATAAAATGGTAAGATGACCATTAGACTGTCTTCTTTAGTCAATTTTAAATACTCAATAATGGAATTGGTGTTATCAATCAAATTCAAATGAGTGAGTATGATACCTTTTGGCTTACCGGT from bacterium includes the following:
- a CDS encoding class I adenylate-forming enzyme family protein, which translates into the protein MIINAYFFLEDSATKYPENIAIVYENNRITYNQLYNLVLKLAFILEKQGVKKGERVVILLNNSINYVISYFAILKIGAIVVALNTDTTSLELEGLLKDVEPKCVITNKTCLQYLSRINNLDFLIIEEKALKEILEQEYIFRDSKVIINENDIAQIIYTSGTTGKPKGIILTHLNLIDNTNSIIEYLKLTKEDSLMVILPFYYSYGNSLLLTHIKVGGKLVISTQFVFLNKVLELMIKEKVTGFSGVPSSYALLLHKSNIRNLQFPDLRYITCAGGALPKENILRLKEILPKVEIYIMYGQTEACARLSYLEPDKLISKLGSLGKGIPRVELKVKNKQGQEVQLGEVGEIIARGKNIMKGYWRQSQETKKVLKEDGLHTGDLATVDEEGYIYMVGRKSDMIKTGAFRVSPQEIEDILVKHKDVMECGVIGVPDPILSEVIKAFIVLTDDAQTTKKEILRFCKENLPYYKVPSYIEFIPSLPKTKSGKIKRYELKKIG